One window of the Burkholderia sp. FERM BP-3421 genome contains the following:
- a CDS encoding purine-cytosine permease family protein yields the protein MPNSPAPTRRPLRERRTIDYIPDHERHGRLSSQFTLWLGANLQITAIVTGALAVVLGGDVFWSLIGLALGQLLGGAVMALHGAQGPQLGLPQMISSRVQFGVYGAVIPLVLVCLMYVGFSASGTVLAGQALAQLFGIDDAAGILAFISVVVVLAVFGYRMIHALGRVSSLVGVVAFVYMFTRLLSGHDIGALLAIRAFTLPNFLLAVSLSASWQIAYGPYVADYSRYLPRTTPPRRTFWAVGLGSVLGAQASMVFGVFAAALAGQQFAGHEVRFIVSLGASGAAAAALYFAIAFGKLTITTLNAYGSVMSIATIATGFSGRNQISLRARMAYVLTMVVAVAWLALAGRHAFLKEFSAFILFLLAFFTPWSAINLVDFYCVTKERYDVPALYDPNGRYGRWNVPGVAIYVIGVLVQMPFLSTHFYTGALVERLGGTDISWIIGLVVPGLLYYVAARRKAAHVPERLILPDEPSLP from the coding sequence ATGCCCAATTCTCCCGCTCCGACCCGCCGCCCGCTGCGCGAGCGCCGCACCATCGATTACATTCCGGACCACGAGCGTCATGGCAGGCTGTCGAGCCAGTTCACGCTGTGGCTCGGCGCGAATCTTCAGATCACGGCGATCGTCACGGGCGCGCTCGCGGTCGTCTTGGGCGGCGATGTGTTCTGGTCGCTGATCGGCCTTGCATTGGGCCAGCTGCTGGGCGGCGCGGTGATGGCGCTGCACGGCGCGCAGGGGCCGCAGCTCGGCCTGCCGCAGATGATCTCGAGCCGCGTGCAGTTCGGCGTGTACGGCGCGGTGATCCCGCTCGTGCTGGTGTGCCTGATGTACGTCGGCTTCTCCGCGAGCGGCACCGTGCTCGCGGGGCAGGCGCTTGCCCAGCTGTTCGGCATCGACGACGCGGCGGGCATTCTCGCGTTCATCTCGGTCGTCGTGGTGCTCGCGGTGTTCGGCTATCGGATGATCCATGCGCTCGGCCGCGTGTCGAGCCTGGTCGGCGTCGTGGCGTTCGTCTACATGTTCACGCGCCTGCTGTCCGGTCACGATATCGGCGCGCTGCTTGCGATCCGCGCGTTCACGCTGCCGAACTTCCTGCTCGCGGTGTCGCTGTCCGCGTCGTGGCAGATCGCCTACGGCCCCTACGTCGCCGATTATTCGCGCTACCTGCCGCGCACGACGCCCCCGCGCCGCACGTTCTGGGCGGTCGGGCTCGGCTCGGTGCTCGGCGCGCAGGCGTCGATGGTGTTCGGCGTCTTCGCGGCGGCGCTCGCCGGGCAGCAGTTCGCCGGCCATGAGGTGCGCTTCATCGTGAGCCTCGGCGCGAGCGGCGCGGCGGCGGCCGCGCTTTATTTCGCGATCGCGTTCGGCAAGCTGACGATCACGACGCTCAACGCGTACGGCAGCGTGATGTCGATCGCGACGATCGCGACGGGCTTCTCCGGCCGCAACCAGATCTCGCTGCGCGCGCGCATGGCCTATGTGCTGACGATGGTGGTGGCGGTCGCATGGCTCGCGCTCGCGGGCCGCCATGCGTTCCTCAAGGAGTTTTCCGCGTTCATCCTGTTCCTGCTCGCGTTCTTCACGCCGTGGAGCGCGATCAACCTGGTTGATTTCTACTGCGTGACGAAGGAGCGCTACGACGTGCCGGCGCTGTACGATCCGAATGGACGCTATGGGCGCTGGAACGTGCCCGGGGTGGCGATCTACGTGATCGGCGTGCTGGTGCAGATGCCGTTCCTGTCGACGCATTTCTACACCGGCGCGCTCGTCGAGCGTCTGGGCGGCACCGATATCTCGTGGATCATCGGCCTCGTCGTGCCCGGGCTTCTGTATTATGTGGCGGCACGCAGGAAGGCCGCGCACGTTCCGGAGCGGCTGATCCTGCCGGACGAACCCTCGTTGCCATGA